Proteins encoded in a region of the Mycobacterium branderi genome:
- the priA gene encoding bifunctional 1-(5-phosphoribosyl)-5-((5-phosphoribosylamino)methylideneamino)imidazole-4-carboxamide isomerase/phosphoribosylanthranilate isomerase PriA: protein MHFRGAGGTVLILLPAVDVVDGRAVRLVQGRAGSETEYGSALDAALGWQRDGAEWVHLVDLDAAFGRGSNRELLAEVVGKLDVNVELSGGIRDDDSLAAALATGCARVNLGTAALENPQWCAAAIAEYGERVAVGLDVQIIDGEHRLRGRGWETDGGDLWDVLERLDSQGCSRFVVTDVTKDGTLMGPNLDLLRAVTERTDAPVIASGGVSSLDDLRAIAGLGCVEGAIVGKALYAGRFSLPQALAAVAE from the coding sequence ATGCACTTTCGCGGCGCAGGAGGGACTGTGTTGATTTTGTTGCCCGCCGTCGACGTAGTCGACGGGCGCGCCGTGCGACTGGTGCAGGGCCGTGCCGGCAGTGAGACCGAATACGGCTCGGCGCTTGATGCCGCGCTGGGCTGGCAGCGCGACGGCGCCGAATGGGTACACCTGGTCGATCTCGACGCGGCATTCGGCCGTGGCTCCAACCGCGAATTGCTCGCCGAGGTGGTCGGCAAGCTCGACGTGAACGTCGAACTGTCCGGCGGGATCCGCGACGACGATTCGTTGGCCGCCGCGCTGGCAACCGGATGTGCCCGGGTCAACCTCGGCACCGCGGCGCTGGAAAATCCGCAGTGGTGCGCCGCAGCGATCGCCGAGTACGGCGAGCGGGTGGCCGTCGGGCTGGACGTGCAGATCATCGACGGCGAACACCGGCTGCGCGGCCGCGGCTGGGAAACCGACGGCGGCGACCTCTGGGATGTTCTGGAACGCCTTGACAGTCAAGGGTGTTCGCGATTCGTCGTCACCGATGTCACCAAGGACGGCACGTTGATGGGTCCCAATCTGGACTTGCTGCGAGCGGTCACCGAGCGCACCGATGCGCCGGTGATCGCGTCCGGGGGGGTGTCCAGCCTGGACGACCTGCGTGCGATCGCCGGCCTGGGATGCGTCGAGGGAGCCATCGTCGGAAAAGCCCTCTACGCGGGACGATTCAGCCTGCCGCAGGCGCTGGCGGCGGTGGCGGAGTAG
- the hisH gene encoding imidazole glycerol phosphate synthase subunit HisH — protein sequence MKSVVVLDYGSGNLRSAQRALERVGAAVEVTSDLGAAATADGLVVPGVGAFEACMSGLRGIGGDRVIADRVAAGRPVLGVCVGMQILFARGVEFGVESAGCGQWPGAVTRLDAPVIPHMGWNVVTAAPGTALFKGLSADARFYFVHSYAAQQWEGGSDALLTWATHQVPFLAAVEDGALAATQFHPEKSGDAGAAVLSNWVEGL from the coding sequence GTGAAATCGGTTGTGGTCCTTGACTATGGCTCGGGCAACCTGCGATCGGCGCAGCGTGCCCTTGAGCGAGTCGGTGCCGCAGTAGAGGTCACGAGCGATCTGGGCGCCGCCGCGACGGCCGACGGCTTGGTCGTCCCCGGCGTGGGTGCGTTCGAGGCATGCATGTCCGGATTGCGGGGAATTGGCGGCGATCGGGTGATCGCCGACCGCGTCGCCGCCGGCCGGCCGGTGCTGGGTGTTTGTGTGGGGATGCAGATCCTGTTCGCTCGCGGCGTGGAATTCGGGGTGGAGTCGGCGGGCTGCGGGCAATGGCCGGGGGCCGTCACCCGTCTGGATGCGCCGGTGATCCCGCACATGGGCTGGAACGTGGTAACCGCCGCGCCCGGTACGGCGCTGTTCAAGGGGCTGAGTGCCGACGCCCGTTTTTATTTCGTGCACTCCTATGCCGCACAGCAGTGGGAAGGCGGGTCCGATGCGCTGCTGACGTGGGCCACCCATCAGGTGCCGTTTTTGGCCGCTGTGGAGGACGGAGCCCTGGCCGCCACCCAATTCCACCCGGAGAAGAGCGGGGACGCCGGGGCGGCCGTCTTGAGCAATTGGGTTGAGGGGCTATGA
- the hisB gene encoding imidazoleglycerol-phosphate dehydratase HisB: MSRHARVERSTKECDIVVELDLDGTGQVEIDTGIPFYDHMLTALGSHASFDLSVRAKGDVEIEAHHTIEDTAIVLGQALGQALGDKKGIRRFGDAFIPMDEALAHAIVDVSGRPYCVHTGEPDHLRHFTIAGNTVPYHTVVNRHVFETLANNARIALHVRVLYGRDPHHITEAEYKAVARALRQAVELDARVSGVPSTKGAL; the protein is encoded by the coding sequence ATGAGTCGTCACGCGCGCGTGGAGCGCAGCACCAAGGAATGCGACATCGTGGTCGAGCTCGACCTCGACGGCACCGGGCAGGTCGAAATCGACACCGGCATCCCGTTCTACGACCACATGCTGACCGCCCTCGGCAGCCACGCGAGCTTCGATCTGAGCGTGCGCGCCAAGGGCGATGTCGAGATCGAAGCGCACCACACGATCGAGGACACCGCGATCGTGCTCGGGCAGGCGCTGGGCCAGGCTCTGGGCGACAAGAAGGGCATCCGGCGGTTCGGGGACGCCTTCATCCCGATGGACGAGGCTTTGGCGCACGCGATCGTCGACGTGTCCGGCCGGCCCTACTGCGTACACACGGGCGAGCCAGATCATCTGCGGCACTTCACTATTGCCGGCAACACGGTGCCATATCACACCGTCGTCAACCGGCACGTCTTCGAAACGCTGGCGAACAACGCCCGCATCGCGTTACACGTGCGGGTGCTATACGGCCGCGACCCGCACCACATCACCGAGGCCGAATACAAGGCCGTCGCACGCGCGTTGCGCCAGGCCGTCGAACTCGACGCCCGGGTATCGGGGGTGCCGTCCACCAAAGGCGCCCTGTGA
- a CDS encoding histidinol-phosphate transaminase, which yields MTDRITLADLPLRDDLRGKSPYGAPQLAVPVRLNTNENPHPPTQALVDDVVQSVRDVAGDLHRYPDRDAVALRADLARYLTAQTAVQLGVENLWAANGSNEILQQLLQAFGGPGRSAIGFVPSYSMHPIIADGTRTEWIQTVRADDFSLDVKSAVAAVTQRQPDVVFVASPNNPSGQSVSLPDLRRLLDVTPGILILDEAYGEFSSRPSAVQLVHEYPTKLIVTRTMSKAFAFAGGRLGYLIATPAVIDAMLLVRLPYHLSSITQAAARAALRHADDTLGSVAALIAERERVSAALSDMGFRVVPSDANFVLFGQFADAPTAWQRYLDAGVLIRDVGIPGYLRVTTGLAEENDAFLAASKQIAVTELAQSLGAS from the coding sequence ATGACCGACCGCATCACGTTGGCCGACCTGCCGCTGCGCGACGACCTGCGCGGGAAATCACCATACGGCGCACCGCAGTTGGCGGTCCCGGTGCGGCTCAACACCAATGAGAACCCGCACCCGCCCACCCAGGCGCTGGTCGACGACGTCGTGCAGTCGGTGCGGGATGTGGCCGGTGACTTGCACCGATATCCCGACCGCGACGCGGTAGCCCTGCGCGCCGACCTGGCCAGGTATTTGACCGCGCAGACCGCTGTCCAGCTCGGCGTCGAAAACCTCTGGGCCGCCAACGGTTCCAACGAAATCCTGCAACAGCTACTGCAGGCGTTCGGCGGCCCCGGCCGCAGCGCGATCGGATTCGTCCCGTCGTATTCGATGCACCCGATCATCGCCGACGGCACCCGCACGGAATGGATCCAGACGGTGCGCGCCGACGACTTCAGCCTCGACGTCAAGTCGGCCGTCGCCGCCGTTACCCAGCGACAGCCCGACGTGGTGTTCGTCGCCAGCCCCAACAACCCGTCCGGACAAAGCGTTTCGTTGCCCGATTTGCGGCGCCTGTTGGATGTGACACCGGGAATTTTGATCCTGGACGAAGCCTACGGCGAGTTCTCGTCGCGGCCCAGCGCCGTGCAACTGGTGCACGAATACCCGACCAAGCTGATCGTCACCCGCACGATGAGCAAGGCGTTCGCGTTCGCCGGCGGCAGGCTGGGCTATCTGATCGCCACGCCCGCGGTGATCGACGCGATGCTGCTCGTGCGGTTGCCCTACCACCTGTCGTCGATCACCCAGGCCGCCGCGCGCGCCGCGCTGCGGCACGCCGACGACACCTTGGGCAGTGTCGCCGCGCTGATCGCCGAACGCGAGCGGGTATCGGCAGCATTGAGCGACATGGGTTTTCGTGTTGTGCCCAGCGACGCCAACTTCGTGCTGTTCGGCCAGTTCGCCGATGCTCCAACGGCCTGGCAGCGCTACCTCGACGCTGGCGTGCTGATCCGCGACGTCGGCATCCCCGGTTACCTGCGGGTGACCACCGGACTGGCCGAGGAGAACGACGCGTTCCTGGCGGCCAGCAAGCAGATCGCCGTCACCGAATTGGCCCAGTCTCTAGGAGCGTCATGA
- the hisD gene encoding histidinol dehydrogenase: MMARIDLRGSELSTARLRAALRRGGADVDAVLAAVRPIVEAVAERGAEAALEFGEAFDGVRPAAVRVPAAELDTALAALDRDVRAALEVAIERARAVHADQRRADSTTVLGPGATVSERWVPVARVGLYVPGGNAVYPSSVVMNVVPAQVAGVESLVVASPPQAAYDGLPHPTILAAARLLGVEEVWAVGGAQAVALLAYGDAELDPVDMITGPGNIYVTAAKRLCRSRVGIDAEAGPTEIAILADHTADPAHVAADLISQAEHDEMAASVLVTPSLSLADATEAALALQLETTVHRKRVEAALRGPQSATILVDDLDAGVRVVNAYAAEHLEIQTVDAAAVAARITSAGAIFVGPFSPVSLGDYCAGSNHVLPTAGCARHSSGLSVQTFLRGIHVVDYTEAALKDVSGHVITLAKAEDLPAHGEAVRRRFER, from the coding sequence GTGATGGCTCGCATCGACCTGCGCGGCAGCGAGCTGTCGACTGCTCGGCTGCGGGCGGCGCTGAGGCGCGGCGGCGCCGACGTCGACGCGGTGCTGGCGGCGGTGCGGCCCATCGTCGAGGCGGTCGCCGAGCGGGGTGCCGAGGCCGCGCTCGAGTTCGGTGAGGCGTTCGACGGCGTGCGGCCGGCGGCCGTGCGGGTGCCGGCCGCCGAGCTGGACACCGCACTGGCCGCGCTGGACCGCGACGTGCGGGCCGCCCTGGAGGTGGCCATCGAGCGCGCGCGTGCAGTGCACGCCGACCAGCGGCGCGCCGACTCAACGACGGTGCTCGGTCCCGGCGCGACGGTCAGCGAACGCTGGGTTCCCGTCGCGCGGGTCGGCTTGTATGTGCCGGGCGGCAACGCGGTGTACCCGTCGAGCGTGGTGATGAACGTGGTGCCGGCGCAGGTCGCCGGTGTCGAATCGCTGGTGGTGGCCAGCCCGCCGCAGGCCGCGTATGACGGCCTGCCGCACCCGACGATCCTGGCCGCGGCCCGGCTGCTGGGTGTCGAGGAGGTGTGGGCCGTCGGCGGCGCGCAGGCGGTGGCGCTGCTGGCCTACGGCGACGCCGAATTGGACCCGGTCGACATGATCACCGGGCCGGGCAACATCTACGTCACCGCGGCCAAGCGGCTGTGCCGCTCCCGGGTCGGCATCGACGCCGAGGCCGGGCCCACCGAGATCGCCATCCTCGCCGACCACACCGCCGATCCGGCGCACGTCGCCGCCGACTTGATCAGCCAGGCCGAACACGACGAGATGGCCGCCAGCGTGCTGGTAACGCCCAGCCTGTCGCTGGCCGACGCCACTGAGGCCGCGCTGGCTCTTCAGCTGGAGACCACCGTGCACCGTAAGCGGGTGGAGGCCGCGCTGCGCGGACCACAGTCGGCGACCATCCTGGTCGACGACCTCGACGCCGGCGTCCGGGTCGTCAACGCTTACGCCGCAGAACATCTGGAGATCCAGACCGTCGACGCAGCGGCTGTGGCCGCCCGGATCACTTCGGCCGGTGCGATTTTCGTCGGCCCGTTTTCGCCGGTGAGCCTTGGCGACTACTGCGCCGGCTCCAACCACGTCTTGCCGACCGCAGGCTGCGCCCGGCACTCCAGCGGCCTGTCGGTGCAAACGTTCTTGCGCGGCATCCACGTCGTCGACTACACCGAGGCCGCACTCAAAGACGTGTCCGGACATGTGATCACGTTGGCAAAGGCGGAGGATCTGCCCGCACACGGCGAGGCGGTACGGCGGAGGTTCGAGCGATGA
- a CDS encoding nitroreductase family deazaflavin-dependent oxidoreductase, whose translation MSVQDRPNSAPGVPMIFPPWLERFQVKYFNPAIRPFARYLPGMATITHRGRKSGKPYETIVTAYRKGNVLVIVLGHGKTDWVKNVLAAGEADVRFIRKTVHITNPRIVPAGSNAEHLPWAARLQARRVGVFVADIA comes from the coding sequence ATGTCCGTACAGGATCGCCCCAACAGTGCGCCGGGCGTGCCGATGATCTTCCCGCCCTGGCTGGAACGTTTTCAGGTCAAGTACTTCAACCCCGCCATCAGGCCGTTCGCCCGCTATCTGCCGGGCATGGCGACCATCACCCACCGGGGCCGCAAGTCGGGTAAGCCGTACGAGACGATCGTGACCGCTTACCGCAAAGGCAACGTGCTGGTGATCGTGCTCGGGCACGGCAAGACCGACTGGGTCAAGAACGTGCTGGCCGCCGGCGAGGCCGACGTGCGGTTCATCCGCAAAACGGTGCACATCACCAATCCGCGGATCGTGCCCGCCGGCTCCAATGCTGAGCACTTGCCGTGGGCGGCGCGGTTGCAGGCCCGCCGAGTCGGCGTCTTCGTCGCCGACATCGCTTAA
- a CDS encoding SRPBCC family protein — translation MASIHTQIDLDVDADRAWEVIGDWADGPVRMARGHVVSSKADGGLRVVTFASGTVARERLVARDDTARRIVYSLIGDTMRPEHDNAVMQIVPDGDGRCRFVWSRDVLPDELAAPLQAAMTNAAPIIKRTLESDVASQKLGS, via the coding sequence ATGGCATCGATACACACCCAGATCGACCTCGACGTCGACGCCGACCGGGCCTGGGAGGTGATCGGCGACTGGGCCGACGGCCCGGTTCGCATGGCGCGCGGGCACGTCGTCTCATCGAAGGCCGATGGCGGGCTGCGGGTGGTCACGTTCGCCAGCGGCACCGTGGCCCGGGAGCGTCTGGTCGCGCGCGACGACACCGCGCGCCGGATCGTCTACTCCCTGATTGGCGACACCATGCGGCCAGAGCACGACAACGCCGTCATGCAGATCGTGCCGGACGGCGACGGGCGTTGCCGGTTCGTCTGGTCGCGCGACGTGCTGCCCGACGAACTGGCCGCGCCGCTACAAGCCGCGATGACGAACGCCGCGCCGATCATCAAGCGCACGCTGGAAAGCGACGTCGCGAGTCAGAAGCTAGGGTCGTGA
- a CDS encoding helix-turn-helix domain-containing protein, translating to MVTLVARPQFSLHTWTCRPDGAGWSPMESPVDGRLVLVRSGRFRRRGADGPADLDATVGYLGAPGEADQFAHPHGGDVCTSVQLSPPLWCALVGEPARPRRSTIYVDARLELAHRRLLASPRQDVDYQLAEELLALTAAALRQTTDGPAPADARLVEQARAAIHDDHPAADGLFPLATLLGASPYRLSRAFPRQLGVSLTRYRNRVRVGRALQLLQRDAGSLADVAAWLGFADQAHFTRVVREHVGQTPRALRAALQSAHTSNPMSSTRTECVSAPTAK from the coding sequence ATGGTGACTCTCGTGGCCCGGCCGCAGTTCAGCCTGCACACCTGGACCTGCCGGCCCGACGGTGCAGGCTGGTCACCGATGGAGTCACCGGTTGACGGGCGGCTGGTGTTGGTGCGATCGGGCCGGTTCCGGCGGCGTGGCGCCGACGGGCCGGCCGACCTCGACGCGACGGTCGGATATCTCGGTGCGCCTGGAGAAGCCGACCAATTCGCCCATCCACACGGCGGCGATGTCTGCACCTCGGTGCAATTGAGCCCGCCGTTGTGGTGCGCGTTAGTCGGTGAGCCCGCGCGGCCGCGCCGCTCGACGATCTACGTCGACGCTCGGTTGGAACTCGCGCATCGACGGCTGTTGGCTTCTCCACGCCAGGACGTCGACTACCAGCTCGCCGAGGAACTCCTGGCGTTGACGGCTGCCGCGCTGCGGCAGACGACCGACGGCCCGGCGCCCGCCGATGCGCGTCTGGTGGAGCAAGCGCGCGCGGCCATCCACGACGACCATCCCGCCGCAGATGGGTTGTTTCCGCTCGCGACGCTGCTCGGCGCGTCACCCTATCGATTGAGCAGAGCCTTTCCCCGGCAGCTGGGCGTGTCGCTGACCCGATATCGCAACCGCGTGCGGGTCGGCCGAGCTCTGCAGCTTCTGCAGCGTGACGCGGGCTCGCTGGCCGACGTGGCCGCGTGGCTCGGTTTCGCCGATCAGGCGCACTTCACCCGTGTGGTGCGCGAGCACGTCGGCCAGACGCCCAGGGCGCTGCGCGCCGCGCTGCAGTCGGCTCACACGTCCAACCCGATGTCGAGCACGCGCACCGAATGCGTGAGCGCACCGACCGCCAAGTAG
- the nadC gene encoding carboxylating nicotinate-nucleotide diphosphorylase — protein sequence MRLSDAELTEARATIVRALDEDLRYGPDVTTSATVPAGATTTAALVTREPGVIAGVDVALLVLDEVLGADGYQVLDRVDDGVRLQPGAPLLTLKADTRGLLTAERTMLNLVCHLSGIATATAAWVDAVHGTNAKIRDTRKTLPGLRALQKYAVRVGGGANHRLGLGDAALIKDNHVAAAGSVVAALRAVRAAAPDLPCEVEVDSLEQLDDVLDEKAELVLLDNFPVWQTQIAVQRRDSRAPETKLESSGGLSLENAAAYAGTGVDYLAVGALTHSVRVLDIGLDV from the coding sequence ATGAGGCTTTCCGACGCTGAGCTCACCGAGGCCCGCGCCACGATCGTCCGCGCGCTCGACGAGGACCTGCGCTACGGCCCGGATGTCACGACGTCGGCGACGGTGCCGGCGGGCGCAACCACCACCGCCGCGCTGGTGACCCGGGAACCGGGCGTGATCGCCGGCGTCGACGTCGCGCTGCTGGTGCTCGACGAGGTGCTCGGCGCCGACGGCTACCAGGTGCTCGACCGCGTCGACGACGGCGTGCGGCTGCAACCGGGCGCGCCGCTGCTGACGCTGAAGGCCGACACCCGCGGCCTGCTGACCGCCGAGCGCACCATGCTCAACCTGGTGTGCCACCTGTCCGGCATAGCCACCGCGACCGCTGCGTGGGTCGACGCCGTACACGGCACCAACGCCAAGATCCGTGACACCCGCAAGACGCTGCCGGGCCTGCGCGCGCTGCAGAAGTACGCGGTCCGCGTCGGCGGAGGGGCCAACCACCGGCTCGGCCTGGGCGACGCGGCACTGATCAAGGACAACCACGTCGCGGCGGCAGGCTCGGTGGTGGCGGCGTTGCGAGCGGTGCGCGCCGCGGCACCGGATCTGCCCTGCGAGGTCGAGGTCGACTCCCTCGAACAGCTCGACGACGTGCTGGACGAGAAGGCCGAATTGGTGCTGCTGGACAACTTCCCGGTCTGGCAGACGCAAATTGCCGTGCAGCGCAGGGATTCTCGCGCACCCGAAACCAAGCTGGAATCGTCGGGCGGGCTGTCGCTGGAGAACGCGGCCGCCTACGCCGGTACCGGTGTGGACTACTTGGCGGTCGGTGCGCTCACGCATTCGGTGCGCGTGCTCGACATCGGGTTGGACGTGTGA
- a CDS encoding L-aspartate oxidase, whose amino-acid sequence MTALWQQRADVVVVGTGVAGLAAALAVHRAGRRVVVLSKADRRPGVTATHYAQGGIAVVLPDTDDSVDAHVADTLAAGAGLCDPDAVASIVADGYRAVAELVGDGARFDESQPGRWALTREGGHSRRRIVHAGGDATGAEVQRVLDHAAAALDIRTNHVALRVLHDGVAVTGVLASNADGPGVIHAPSVILATGGLGHLYSATTNPDGSTGDGIALALWAGVAVSDIEFIQFHPTMLFNGQAGGRRPLVTEALRGEGAVLVDAQGDSVTAGVHPMGDLAPRDVVAAAIDARLRLTGDPCVYLDARGVSDLATRFPTVTAACRDAGIDPVRQPIPVVPGAHYSCGGVVTDVEGQTDLPGLYAAGEVARTGMHGANRLASNSLLEGLVVGGRAGKAAAAHAAAAGYPHATLPALLPATALARNDLQYRMTRDASVVRDAEGLRLLTCALSTAPVRNVARRADLEDVALTMTARAVAAAALARDESRGCHHRAECPDTDPAQARSIVVRASEDNTVSVETPVPVC is encoded by the coding sequence ATGACGGCGCTCTGGCAGCAGCGGGCCGACGTCGTCGTCGTCGGCACCGGGGTGGCCGGGCTGGCCGCCGCTTTGGCCGTCCATCGGGCCGGGCGCCGGGTTGTGGTGCTGAGCAAGGCCGATCGCAGACCCGGCGTGACGGCCACCCACTACGCGCAGGGCGGCATCGCGGTGGTGCTGCCCGACACCGACGACTCGGTGGACGCGCACGTCGCCGACACGCTGGCCGCCGGGGCGGGCCTGTGCGATCCCGACGCGGTCGCTTCGATCGTCGCTGACGGCTATCGCGCGGTGGCCGAATTGGTCGGCGACGGAGCACGATTCGACGAATCACAGCCCGGTCGATGGGCGCTGACGCGGGAGGGCGGGCACTCGCGGCGGCGGATCGTGCACGCCGGCGGCGACGCCACCGGCGCCGAGGTGCAGCGAGTGCTCGACCACGCGGCGGCCGCGCTGGACATCCGCACCAACCACGTCGCGCTGCGGGTGCTGCACGACGGGGTTGCGGTCACCGGTGTGCTGGCGAGCAATGCCGACGGCCCCGGCGTCATTCATGCGCCGTCGGTGATTCTGGCGACCGGCGGGCTGGGGCATCTCTACAGCGCGACCACCAACCCCGACGGCTCCACCGGTGACGGTATTGCCCTGGCGCTGTGGGCCGGCGTCGCGGTGAGCGACATCGAATTCATCCAGTTCCATCCCACGATGCTGTTCAACGGCCAGGCCGGGGGACGACGCCCGCTGGTGACCGAGGCGCTTCGCGGCGAGGGCGCCGTTCTGGTTGACGCACAAGGCGATTCGGTGACCGCAGGTGTGCACCCGATGGGCGATCTGGCTCCGCGCGACGTCGTCGCGGCTGCCATCGACGCGCGGCTGCGGCTGACCGGCGACCCCTGCGTCTACCTCGATGCCCGCGGCGTCAGCGACTTGGCGACCCGGTTCCCGACGGTCACCGCGGCATGTCGGGATGCCGGAATTGACCCTGTGCGCCAACCGATTCCGGTTGTACCGGGCGCACACTACAGCTGCGGTGGCGTCGTCACCGATGTCGAAGGGCAGACCGATCTGCCCGGGCTGTACGCGGCGGGCGAGGTGGCGCGCACGGGAATGCACGGCGCCAACCGGTTGGCGTCCAACAGCCTGCTGGAAGGGTTGGTGGTCGGGGGCCGTGCCGGAAAGGCCGCAGCCGCGCACGCGGCCGCGGCCGGATATCCGCACGCTACGCTTCCCGCCCTGCTGCCCGCTACGGCCTTGGCGCGCAACGACTTACAGTATCGCATGACCCGCGACGCGTCGGTGGTCCGCGACGCCGAGGGCCTGCGGCTGCTGACCTGCGCGCTCTCGACGGCGCCGGTGCGGAACGTGGCGCGTCGGGCGGACCTCGAAGACGTCGCGCTGACCATGACCGCGCGGGCGGTGGCTGCGGCTGCGCTGGCCCGCGACGAAAGCCGCGGCTGCCATCACCGCGCGGAGTGCCCCGACACCGACCCGGCCCAGGCGCGCAGCATCGTCGTCCGCGCCAGCGAGGACAACACCGTGTCTGTCGAGACACCGGTGCCGGTGTGCTGA
- the nadA gene encoding quinolinate synthase NadA, giving the protein MTEVLNRTDAPADDLIARISDSSTGYTGVDGDEQWAAEIRRLAELRGATILAHNYQLPAIQDVADHVGDSLALSRIAAAAPEDTIVFCGVHFMAETAKILSPDKTVLIPDQRAGCSLADSITPADLQAWKDEHPGAVVVSYVNTTAAVKALTDICCTSSNAVDVVASIPEDREVLFCPDQFLGAHVRRVTGRENLHVWAGECHVHAGINGDELAEQARAHPDAELFVHPECGCATSALYLAGEGAFPADRVKILSTGGMLDAARATRAREVLVATEVGMLYQLRNAAPGTDFQAVNDRASCKFMKMITPAALLRCLVEGADEVDVDPETAAAARRSVQRMIAIGQPGGGE; this is encoded by the coding sequence ATGACCGAAGTCCTGAATCGCACGGATGCGCCGGCGGACGATCTGATCGCGCGTATCAGCGACTCATCCACGGGTTACACCGGCGTCGATGGCGACGAGCAGTGGGCGGCGGAAATCCGCCGGCTCGCCGAGTTGCGTGGCGCAACCATCCTGGCGCACAACTACCAGCTGCCCGCGATTCAGGACGTCGCCGACCACGTCGGCGACTCGCTGGCGCTGTCGCGAATCGCCGCCGCCGCGCCCGAGGACACCATCGTGTTCTGCGGCGTGCACTTCATGGCCGAGACCGCCAAAATCCTGAGCCCGGACAAGACCGTGCTGATCCCGGACCAGCGGGCCGGCTGCTCGCTGGCCGACTCGATCACCCCTGCGGACCTGCAGGCCTGGAAGGACGAACACCCCGGCGCCGTCGTGGTCTCCTACGTCAACACCACCGCGGCGGTGAAGGCGCTCACCGATATCTGCTGTACGTCGTCGAACGCCGTCGACGTCGTCGCATCGATTCCCGAGGACCGCGAGGTGTTGTTCTGCCCCGACCAGTTTCTCGGCGCACACGTGCGACGAGTGACCGGTCGCGAAAACCTGCACGTGTGGGCCGGCGAATGCCATGTGCACGCCGGGATCAACGGCGACGAGCTGGCCGAGCAGGCCCGCGCACATCCCGACGCCGAACTGTTCGTCCACCCCGAATGTGGTTGCGCCACTTCGGCTCTGTATCTCGCCGGCGAGGGCGCGTTCCCGGCGGACCGGGTGAAGATCTTGTCCACCGGCGGGATGCTCGACGCCGCCCGTGCCACCCGCGCGCGCGAGGTGCTGGTGGCCACCGAGGTCGGGATGCTCTATCAGCTGCGTAATGCGGCGCCCGGCACCGACTTTCAGGCGGTCAACGATCGGGCGTCGTGCAAGTTCATGAAGATGATCACTCCGGCGGCGCTGCTGCGGTGCCTCGTCGAGGGCGCCGACGAAGTCGACGTCGACCCGGAAACGGCCGCGGCGGCGCGGCGCAGTGTGCAGCGGATGATCGCGATCGGACAGCCGGGCGGCGGCGAATGA
- a CDS encoding NUDIX hydrolase — MIHGSTAHEVLAVVFQVRELESGKPQLSVLLWQRARDPFRDAWSLPGGRLRHDEDMTTSVRRQLAEKVDLREVAHLEQLAVFSDPARVPGIRTIASTFLGLVPSPATPELPPDTRWHPVTALPAMAFDHGPMVTHARTRLVAKMSYTNIGFALAPREFAVSTLRDIYSATLGYQVDATNLQRVLARRRVITQTGTIAQSGRSGGRPAALYRFTDSQLRVTDEFAALRPPG; from the coding sequence GTGATTCATGGTAGCACCGCTCACGAGGTGCTCGCCGTCGTGTTCCAGGTTCGCGAGCTCGAGAGCGGAAAACCGCAGCTCAGCGTGCTGTTGTGGCAGCGCGCCCGCGATCCGTTCCGCGACGCCTGGTCGCTGCCGGGCGGACGGCTGCGCCACGACGAGGACATGACCACCTCGGTTCGGCGGCAGCTGGCCGAGAAGGTGGACCTGCGTGAGGTCGCTCACCTCGAGCAGCTCGCTGTGTTCTCCGACCCGGCGCGCGTGCCCGGCATCCGCACGATCGCCTCGACCTTCCTGGGGCTGGTGCCCTCCCCCGCCACCCCCGAGCTACCGCCCGACACGCGCTGGCATCCGGTGACCGCACTGCCAGCGATGGCCTTCGACCACGGCCCGATGGTGACACATGCCCGGACCCGGCTGGTCGCCAAGATGTCCTACACCAACATCGGATTCGCGCTTGCGCCAAGGGAATTCGCTGTGTCGACGCTGCGCGACATCTACAGCGCCACACTCGGCTACCAGGTCGACGCGACCAATCTGCAGCGGGTGCTGGCCCGTCGCCGCGTCATCACCCAGACCGGCACCATTGCGCAATCCGGGCGCAGCGGCGGGCGCCCGGCGGCGCTGTACCGCTTCACCGACTCGCAGCTGCGGGTCACCGACGAGTTCGCCGCGCTGCGACCGCCCGGGTGA